The following proteins are co-located in the Dromiciops gliroides isolate mDroGli1 chromosome 2, mDroGli1.pri, whole genome shotgun sequence genome:
- the LOC122743423 gene encoding olfactory receptor 10A5-like: protein MAEENWTTVDEFVLLSFSALQPELQLLLFVLFLTIQIVTLLGNTLIIVVTTADSALHSPMYFFLRNLSVLEIGFNMVIVPKMLGTLLAHDTTISFLSCATQMYFFFFFGVSECCLLTTMAYDRYVAICDPLRYPVIMSHRACVHLAAASWLSGLPVATVQATWLFSFSFCHSNKVNHFFCDSPPVLSLVCGDTTLFEVYAIIGTTVFVMTPCLFILSSYARIVAAILRMPSTEGKRKAFSTCSSHLVVVSLFYGSLSLLYFRPKSNNSPESKKVLSLSYTVVTPMLNPIIYSLRNNEVKAALYRTFLRATSFCKL from the coding sequence ATGGCTGAGGAGAATTGGACAACAGTGGATGAGTTTGTCCTCCTAAGCTTCTCTGCCCTGCAACCTGAGCTTCAACTCCTGCTTTTTGTACTCTTTCTGACCATTCAAATTGTCACCTTGCTGGGCAACACCCTCATCATAGTGGTCACTACTGCTGACTCAGCCTTGCACAGTcccatgtacttcttcctcaGGAACCTTTCTGTGTTAGAGATTGGCTTTAATATGGTCATTGTACCCAAGATGCTGGGGACCCTATTAGCGCATGATACAACCATTTCTTTTCTCAGCTGTGCCACTCAgatgtatttcttcttcttctttggggtTTCAGAGTGCTGCCTCCTGACCACAATGGCATATGACCGCTATGTGGCCATTTGTGATCCCCTGCGCTACCCAGTCATCATGAGTCACAGGGCCTGTGTCCATCTGGCTGCTGCTTCATGGCTATCAGGTCTTCCTGTAGCCACTGTACAGGCCACATGGCTCTTCAGCTTCTCATTCTGTCATTCCAATAAGGTTAACCACTTTTTCTGTGACAGCCCACCTGTACTAAGTCTGGTCTGTGGGGACACAACGTTGTTTGAGGTCTATGCTATCATAGGGACCACTGTGTTTGTCATGACACCCTGCCTCTTTATACTGAGCTCTTATGCCCGTATTGTTGCTGCCATCCTCAGGATGCCCTCGACAGAGGGGAAGCGCAAAGCCTTCTCTACCTGCTCTTCCCATCTTGTTGTAGTCTCCCTATTCTATGGATCTCTCAGCCTTCTCTATTTTCGGCCCAAGTCCAATAACTCTCCTGAAAGCAAGAAAGTGCTTTCACTATCCTACACAGTAGTGACCCCCATGTTGAATCCCATCATCTATAGCCTAAGGAATAATGAAGTGAAGGCAGCACTTTATAGGACTTTCCTCAGGGCAACAAGTTTTTGCAAACTATGA